The Argiope bruennichi chromosome 5, qqArgBrue1.1, whole genome shotgun sequence genome segment taaatctgtgagtcgaattttatccatctaattctcttcattttgtagttatggtgttaacttgtattcgaacaaccggagAGACAGACTTCATCTcaacagatttttctcaaaatttttagaaatctacatatttggtctAACGACCGTATACCCATCTATTTCAAAgactttttgagttatttttcttaCAGACAGACAAAATGTCAAAGAAGTATTTCTCTATcctttgtatatgtatataaccTTCTGCTAAAGACATGAAAACTACAGTCCGTTTCCAACATGACACTTGCCCGGACCCTTAAATCTCTTCTGCCACATCAGTCAGTCTCTTTCTCCATCATGTTGGACAGATACATGTCCTGCAACCTTCTGGATGAATATACTTCGAAAAACCATTGTTTAGGTTGATCCCGGGCTTAACAGATTAATAAAAAGATGTAACATTGATCCCTGTTCCCGTGTGGATGTCATCAGcaccttttttttataatgttttattctttttcatattttgttataatGGGAATGAGATTTTGTGCTCTTCTGTTTGCATTTCCAAGTACTTAGTTGGCtgtagtttagttcagttatattagcgTGCCGTTTTTTAAAGAAGCACTAAGGATATTTTTGGATggacgtcgtaattttgaaccacttcCAGAAGACGAGGGCGACATCTGAAGGTTCTTTCCAAGCTTCCGCACCACGCCAATAGGGGCATGTTTGGCcccggcggatttaacgtgcaccggatccacttacacgacagttcttcggtagaatcggatctcgaacttgaaactctgtcgttccgaagccgaaaccttctCACCAGGCAGCCACGACCCCCTTAGTTGGCTGTAATTTCAGTTTTAAGGACGACAAAACTTATTCACATTAGGCTCATCCGCTTGATGAATTTCTGGAAAGTGGAGGTACGCAGTGAATGGATCGGCCAGTCAGATCTGTATTTAACGTTTACAACTGTTATTCCCCATTTCCAGTATAAACACATTACAAAAGCTAGAAAATTATAACAGGGGATAATATTCCTACTCCAACataattttttgttctatttagTAACGTTTGTCATGCTCATTTTTGAGTTGTTGTCCTGTGCACGAAACCATGCGTAAGGATCATAAGTTTTGTACGAAATATCTTCTTTTCTTTcgtattatatcaaattatggcTCACGAAATTCTGTCCAGTGCTTCTGCAGATAATCAACCAAAAATGAAATGTCACTTAATTTTAACCACTAGCATAagtttataagatatttaaacattttttaaccctttatagggaATAAATCCGGGGTattgacaaataaaaatgtttaaggtTGTATCATGATAAACTGATGAAGTAAATACTAAAACATCAAAAGTTCGttgatttgtcatttaatttgtaaaacaaaGGGTGGTAAATATACCTGCCAGAGATCATTCAGGAGAAACAGCAAGAGGTGAGCGTACTTACTACTGAACGTTAAGAgcaaaaaatatcatcaaatgttCATTGGTAAATAAATGAACTTACCACTCAATTTTGGGTAATTTCAAACaactttatatagtttttttagttaaaaatcatGGAATTCTTCGGAATTCAAATTTGGTAATGTCTAACACTAAAGTTTGAAACTCATTTTGACATTTCTTAAGCTGACTGGTTACATTGCATAAAAGTAAAACTATCTGCTGCCActttattaataacatcttagCCATGTTTTTTCTTAAGAGATAAACTAAAATATCGTAAACTGCAGTATTCAAATAATCAACACATCAAAATTGAAGtcgaaatatgcataaaatcattaacaggaagattctgaattttaagaaattctaactGCATCAacagtttttgttcatttttaaaaatgaatgttgaatttaaattaaataaattcaataacaaataattataattaaatataagaatatcttagACATAAGGAACACAACACAGTGGtattctgaaaactttttttagaagtcaaaatttaatgacaaacacTAAATGTCGCTACAAAAACCCTTATATCGTGAAAGAGCAGTGGTAAACATATTtaccacttttgaatttaaatgatatttaactatAGGCCTAATGCATTTCTGAGCTACTAAGGTAGCTCAATCAAATCTTAAGCATCTGATTAtcctgtttataattttaaaaatacctttctgAGCTCTGATACCGCAGATGCTAAGAATATATACCAGAGGACTATGAAAAGTTAAAGTTATGAATCAcctatttgaaattatgtttttacttattaataataactgattcATGTTATATACTGTTTCAGATTTGGTGCGGAAACTTGCGGATTTCGAAAGAAAATCACTAATGGGGAAATTTTAAAACCTTCTGCTTTTAAACAAAATCTGCATCGTatgtgaaattcattaaaatatataaagatggaCACTGCGTCGATTTTCTGACATAAGGGTCAGTAGAGCAAATTTGAATTcgttttatttcagtatttttaaggATCTGTTTGCTAAAATTACTATCATTTTAACTTTACATCGAAAAATCTCCAGCACTGCTTTCTAGAAATTTTTCCCCtcttcaagaaaaaagaaaaatgccgaTATCTGTGATTGCTTATCTGTTTACTCACAAATGGGACAGAAGCTCGCGGAGGctgagaaaaaagaaacaaaaaaaatgaaatacttgttGAGCAATTGATGTTTCCGCGTTCTTTAAAATCCTTTTGATTGGTTACAgagttttctttgatttattatcTTCAACGAATCACATTACATTTAGGGcgcaaaaataagataaaacttaAGTTATTCAAGATGTATTAGATATCATTGAAAAAGCGTAAACAATAATCTATATACTTTATTAGATCAAAATTGTTGATTGCAAAACGAGgttcaataattatttctaaatttattttttattaaatcaacttcgacaattaaaatttttttatagatttcccattaaattttctaaatataaagagaaatccacgtaaaattaattcaagaaaagtatcatcatttttaataatgaaataatgtctaatacgtttcttaaaatattgtattttgtgtGGAATAgtgcatttcatttatattaacataatataaaaataataaaaggaaggCTGTTAATAATATCacaaacaagtttaaaaaaacagtGGAAGTTAGGGGATGAAAGGGACAAAAAAGGGATAACGATTTTTCCAGTAATCAAAAAGCTTCTAATACTTTTCGTTATCATAAGGCTATTTTCATCTAATTTGAATTAAGcctctattttcattaataaaaaacaaaaaacaatattttaaaaactagcaTTTCGCTATCATTTGCAACTTTTTTGAAATGACTAGCTTATccataaattcattaaaacactTTCATCTTCCCTATAATCGTTTTATAGGTAAACTAAGCTCTTTTGGCAACTGCCAGTTCCTTGGAATCAGTGctcattaaaattatcaattaaatactCAATGTAACTCagtcttttaatagcttctttaacaaaatatttttcaacttcaaattCGGATAgtcatatatctttaaattttatagaagtgTTACAATGTCCTATTCACTGTACTATGCATATTTCTCGATTTCTAGTACCTCCTGTATTATTGTcatttatttgtcattatttcctcctgtattattaatttatttgtcatttatagacaaatagaatatttttgaccaaaaataagttaatagattatatttataatgaaaattaccAAATGTAATAGCAAGCTGACatcttaagaatgaaaaataaaacttgatgagaattttattgatgaatttacCAAAACTAATTTGATGCctggataatattttaatattttagaaaaaaaatatttatttaagatctaatgaatgaaatggaaaacaaGGGACTTATTTTTCTCAAGTTTTAAAAGTATCCGAATAATTTTTGGGAGCCactttacttatttaatatttgagtCTCCAAATtgagttattaaattttcttaaaatatttataaataatctgatgtttagtaaaatatttgaataatgatttttgttttttacaatacatttataattagtgactctctatatataatatggaaggttgaaatgattttatagatatataaatattacaatttatcaTATACAAAGATTTATTGTAGCAATGTAAATTTTCCCTTTCATTCTCCCGTTAAGTACATGTTGCCATTTAAAAAGAAGGGGTAGGGGCCAAGTTTCCTTGAGATCCAAACGAACAAATGCGAGGCTTCCAAAAAATTCGTGCAATTTCTCTTGTTGAACTAAGCAATTTTTGTCCACTATTTTTAAGGGgtattcgaaatttatattacttttccaGTTTGAAACACGAGCGCTATCCAATAAGAAATGATCGGTTCAGTACCCCACtacacaaatattgaaaattcaaaaatttaagaaaagggGTTACgaatccaaataataaaaatacattttatggcaataaaatttcttttcatataaaaaaataaaacggcGAAGCATACATCCAAGAATTTGTAGTGTGTTACCATAATTTCACGAATATGCCTTTGTTACTctcatttcaagaaatttttatagatatttagtttttttataaggTGTacttataagataaataatttattttcatacttacTAGCAATGTTTCACTGatgtaaatttaagaataaaatgaaaaaaattaaaatgttcgaCCATAAGATAGAAATTTGTATCAAATGaagcaaatatattttggtaGAAATGGAGATACATTTTCGTTtcgaaaaacattcatttttttcagaatgtcGAAGTTTACATTACTATAAAACGTTTTGAAATAGCGCTACAATTGATCCAATCAAATGCAGTCAAgcactgcaatttttaaaataatattacgatATAGATAATGCTTAATGCCAAATAgtgatcctgtgcaggcgtctttgcTCTGTGATATCCTCCCTCTTttccttggccggccttcctagttacagtaccacttgtttggaattgattccacagcCTGGATACCTCTTTCGGTGCCACTTGAAACCATCGAGCCACCCCcacttgagactgcccagcttcaagcctaccaaaggttctccatctcaaggcatcgtctaaacgattatgagaactcgtTCTCACTGAAATAggtgaaattttttgttttaatgcaatattcacaaaatggcaggcaaaaatcccagatgcctaaacggtctaatttcagtagttccccaaaaactaatgctaaacaacattttttcccacaaaaaggttaatatcgtgttagctgtccttcacaatatataaaatatgatttatttaaattttactggtagccatttagaattactttgaaaaacatttttgtgaccttaattttggacatgagtgtagttggtgctgtaaaattaatatatgacCAAAGGAAATGCCggaactagaaaaaaatatattattagtccCAGCTACTGAATCCTGATTACgttcaaaaaaataaagagatttctAACTCTTTTTTAGAGCAATAAATAATTGGTTTGTAATCAAGAGAAAATGGATCAGCGAGTGTCACGGCTGTATGTAATGATCAGAATGTATCGATACAATATCTGGATATAATTTAAGTGATATTCagctaaattttgcatttttattttaattacttgaaacttaataaatatgcctttaattctgatttttatttcgaaaaacataaaaaagaaataccaTGTGTTTGAATAGATATGATTGATTTGCTACAGTATTATACAAACTTTgtaaagaactatttttttttgtcgtgcgactattttaagccaaatttttacgcagtagcttctgagggtaaagacccctgaccACCaaagagcagaagtctgacttctagctcaaatgaagatagcacacactcgcttgcacaacccctttttacaggggggctcattcgcgcacctcacagaaagaacacaaggaagagaaaaaccatgcccgaaccaggaacGCCTAGAACACGGggtagacgcgctacccctaggccaggaagcCAGACAAAGAACGATTCTTATCGAAGTATTGATAATCATGATCAATAACAATACTAAGTAAGCAAAGTAGAGTGTTTAGAAGCTTTATCCTTTTTTGGTGTTacttttactttgaattttaactttctgaggagggggggggggggtcatcgTTATCAGTTCGATTAAAGATTTGgtggaaaaaaaataagttaaagcaaTTGAaacttgataataaatatatataaataggaGCATTTCCCTTCAATATGTATGATTCGTATGCCCCTCTTTTCCTAAGCATTAGAAAAGAAGGAAATCTACTGCCATTCTCAACTATGAACTCTTTAGGGTAAGTAAgctaaaaactgaataattaaataattctcgaATAGTGTGCCTTAGTTCATTTTTTGAAGCCATCcttgtatttattaattcatcattcCAATTTCGAAATCTTATTTACCTAGTAATGCTAGTAAATCTTTCTTTGCTTTGCTGTAGTCTATTCAAGAACTTCTGAATTTATCTATATAGGGTCCAAAAAGAAACgaataacatattttgaaagtCTCGAGAATCTTTTCGTTAATTTGTCCTTTTAATTCTTAAACAGAAGTTatcgaaattcatttaaaaaacagtttattgcactttttaaaaacattttatcacatAACTGTATAGaattgattttgttttcattcttcattcgttaatacttaatttatgttacaaatatgtatgaaatatgaatattgttTTCGGTCGTTAAAAAATCAGAAGCCAAATTTTAAAGATggtcaaaatgcattaaaaggcatttgattttattttgtttcttatatgCGCATATTCTTTTGtcttaaaagtaaaatgttatttGCTAGTCATTTTGTTTTCAGTTGGATAATAGCATTAATTTGATATTCTGTTGTATACGTTTGCGAATATACGTTCCAATAAAACTgcttgaaattttagaaaaatactttttatatctttatttgacAGCATATATGAGaactttttacaaattaatagtaattaaatattcttttaagtattCTATACCTTTGACAATGACttgtatttcaaagttttaaattgttaattttcaattgaattctcATCAGTAACTTTTAACTTTCTCctgtacaaagaaaaattataataataacaataaaaaaatctctttccaAATTTCAATGAATCCCCACATTTCAGACATCCTGAATCCttaaaaaactcttaaaatattctattcttctgTCTGTCAGAgaacttgataattcaaaaatagaagagTTAGACGAATGAAACATCTAATCTAAATTTCTAAACCTGAATCAGATATCAGTTTAATGGAACTCTGTTTGTGAGTTTGCGAATGCTTTTTCTGAAGAATgctatgaatttcaaaaatgaaatttagccTATTGCTTCATagtcaaatttttttatctatactaaattttaaaccaaCCTCTTCAAAGAGTTAATTATTTGTTTGATCATCTCTTGGTATCCATCTGAATTTATCAAAGTTTGAATCCATTTTCTTtgagaaatgtaaatattaattgaaataatcatGTTTCATGCTTTACTTTTAAGCTTACTCGGATTtccaatatttatagaatataaaacgtggtaatattaataataattttttcacattataaGATTCACATATTTTCatatgagacaaaaaaaaaccacaaaaaaaatttatttattttgaatgttcaAAAAACAGGCttgatatggatttttttttcaatctttcttaACGTATACATGTATGCCTGGTTCAGTCTTCCAATTTTGATAGTTGCTAActataaattaattgcatttttaataataaaatatatccttcgccattttttataatttagaatgagttgcataattaattatgaatttttatgtaaattatttgttaatgaagAGTCTTGAGCCTCGTAGCTTTCCTCTTtcacacaattatttttaatatgtcattTAATATCAGCTGAAATAAGTTGTTTCGTGACAGGAAgtgtttaaatttatgattttataggCAATTTGGACTGTAATTTAAAGCCAGGGTTAGTTAAGAATGTTGTTTATACGCTTTGCCTATTGCTGtatcctaaaatttttatttgacaattttaagAGTTCTCTTCTTTTTATACGATTTTGCATTGAGACATTTGTTGCAGTTGCACAATTCCAGCAAAGtgcttatttaaagaaaatttttataaaaaaaaatctgagtataGTAGCAAAATATTAATGTCACAGTGCAGTctacaattatacaaaaaaaaatataacaaaaacacTAATATGAACATTGGCTTACTTTCATTCCAATAGTATTCCATGTCATTTAAAAGCTGCATTTAACAAagttagaaatttaagaaaaaaacaactttaatgtTAACggtctttaaaaagttttctttgatatttctaGAACGAGGGATAACAGGCCAATACATTTGTAATACTTATTTGTAAAccattaagcaatattttttatctaactcAAGGATACTATAAATCCTTTTCCTCTACTTTTAGGATGTTGGTGACCATCGCTATAATGCTGATAGAACTTGCATCAGCTTTACCAAGTAAGTATAtgttaaataatgaagaaaacatcAACTGAATGAACAGAAATTTTCTTGAGTAGTGGAAGGAAATAGTTCTGAATGTACtgcatcaaaattttttgttctataaatgcttctctttcatttttttaaatctatgtttgTTATCTACATCTACTAATATTATCTATGTATTTAACCTAAACCAGCTGAACtgattatgtaaatttaaagctTTGGTGAGTTTCTGCAATAAATATGACTCTGTTCCTATGTACAATAAGAAATTACTTTGAGTAATAGTTAGAATAAGTAGAATTTATAAATCTATATGCCACAGAGGTCAagggtctctctctctctcttttccaaAAGTATGGAGATTAAACAGTAATAAATGTATGACAtaacagcaataaaataaatgtcgCTATCTCATTCACATTCCGTAAGAGCCAGTTTCATTTCATCAATGAGTTTAACTCATTAAGATTAATAGATGTTTTCAATACATTTCTCAGATGACTTGAACTTTGCTCTGGAGAAAAAGCCAGACACCACTCTGCCCCAGAACACCATGATGGGGCAGAGCCTGAAAGATCTCGGCATCGAAGTGTGCCCGGACAACCTGCACCTGTGCCCTGGAACAGCCGAGTGTTGCCAGAAGGGAGATGGCAAGTGGGACTGTTGCCAGAAGAGTGCAGTGCCTGTTTCAGGTAAGGGCCCTTCTTATTTATATagtcaaataataataacaaatgttGCTCAATTGTAAAAAtagtaacaatatattttcttcctcctcaacaatgaaagaaaatcactgATGACGATAATTATTATCATGAATTACTAAGTTGtgctatgaaataattttgcatttctaaACACAAGGTTGATGCAGAGTCATAGCAGTCAAAATTGTCTTTACCTTTAACAATATTATAGCAAGTGCACCAGCATGAAGATCTGTTTAAGTGTAATCAATTCGTAAgataattgaaagttttatt includes the following:
- the LOC129969361 gene encoding uncharacterized protein LOC129969361, producing MYDSYAPLFLSIRKEGNLLPFSTMNSLGMLVTIAIMLIELASALPNDLNFALEKKPDTTLPQNTMMGQSLKDLGIEVCPDNLHLCPGTAECCQKGDGKWDCCQKSAVPVSGECCHQLGFIWTCCTPLVPKCKWWGCWWT